The following proteins are encoded in a genomic region of Burkholderia gladioli:
- a CDS encoding RidA family protein yields MVSQVAGDTKFWMVEGAPTPVGPFSHATERDGWIFVTGQMPTWPEDDEAPLPGGVLAQTRRVMDNLILVLEGLGLGLEHVLSARIFLTEFKRDYALMNETYASYFPPGRLPARTCIGVTGLARDALVEIDFIAKRP; encoded by the coding sequence ATGGTTTCCCAGGTGGCTGGCGATACGAAGTTCTGGATGGTCGAGGGCGCGCCGACGCCGGTCGGCCCGTTTTCCCACGCGACCGAGCGCGACGGCTGGATCTTCGTGACGGGGCAGATGCCGACCTGGCCCGAGGACGACGAGGCGCCGCTGCCCGGCGGCGTGCTCGCCCAGACGCGCCGCGTGATGGACAACCTGATCCTGGTGCTGGAAGGGCTGGGGCTGGGTCTGGAGCACGTGCTGTCGGCGCGTATCTTCCTCACCGAGTTCAAGCGCGACTACGCCCTCATGAACGAGACCTACGCGTCCTATTTCCCGCCGGGGCGGCTGCCGGCGCGAACCTGCATCGGCGTGACGGGGCTCGCGCGCGATGCGCTGGTGGAGATCGACTTCATCGCGAAACGGCCCTGA